A segment of the Streptomyces pactum genome:
CGTACGGCACGGCCAGGGCGCCAGCTTCGTACGCGGCCTGGTGCTGTCGTCCGGGGCGGTCGCCCTGGGCCCCCGCGACACCCAGCTCGCCGCCCCCGCCGACGGGGACCTGGTCTGGCGCCCGCTGGCCTGGCGGCACTCCGTGGCCTGGCCCAGGGGGCGCGGAGACGCCGCCGTCGCCGCCTTCGCGGACGCGGCCACGCACGCCCTGCGCACCGCGGCCGGCGCCCGCTCCGAGGAACCCGCCCGGCCACTGCACCTTCGCCCGGCATCGGAGTTCTGGCTGTGACCGACACCGTCATCACCGGCCGCCTGCACGCGGCCTTCGCCGACGCCGGGGTCACCGGGTGGCTGCACGCCGTCGACATCGACTCCGGCGCGCAGGTCGAGGCCGGCGCGGACCAGCCGGTGTGCACGGCCAGTGTCCACAAGGTGTGCGTGCTGGTGACGCTGCACGAGCTGGCGGCGGCCGGGGTGCTGGACCTGACCGAGCAGGTCGAGTGCCCGCCGGCCGGCCGCACCCCGGGGCCCACGGGCCTGGCGGCCATGCTCGACCCGGTCCGGCTGTCGCTGCGCGACGCGGCGTTCCTGATGATGTCCGTCAGCGACAACACCGCCGCCGACCTGCTGCTGCGCCGGGTCGGTCTGGACGCCGTCAACCGCACCACGGACCGGCTCGGCCTCACCCGCACGCGGGCGGTGTACGGCTTCGGCGAGATGCTGGGCACCATGCGCGAGGACGCCGGGCCGGCCGGCGCCCGGGCCCTGACCGACCCGCACGTCATCACCCGGCTCCGCGCACTGGACCCGGCCCGCACCAACCGCAGCACCCCCCGCGACATGACGCGCCTGCTCTCGGCGCTCTGGCGGGACGAGGCGTGCCCGCCCGAGTACGGCGCCGCCGCGCGCCGCGTCATGGCCCTCCAGGTCTGGCCGCACCGCCTGGCCTCGGGCTTCCCCTTCGACGACGTCCACGTGGCCGGCAAGACCGGCAGCCTGCCGACCCTGCGCAACGAGGTCGGCGTCGTCGAATACCCCGACGGCGGCCGCTACGCCGTGGCCGTCTTCACCCGAACCGCCCACACCGCGGCCGTCCTCCCGGCGGCGGACGCGGTGATCGGCACGGCGGCCCGGATCGCGGTGGACGCGCTGCGGGCGCCGTGAGGCGGCGGACGGCGTAGTCTCGGCAGCCGATCTCGAGGGGGCACTATGAAGCGGGGAAGGGCGATCGCCCTGTCGGGGCTGGTGACCGTGGTCGCGGTGGTGGCCGCGACGGTGTACGGCGGCGGGGGTGACGAAGGCGGGGGGAGCCCGGGCGATATCGGATCACGGACGGTCGGCGGTCCGGAGCGGCACGTCATCCCGTCTCCGGAGGCCGGTGAGCGGGAGACGCTGCTGAGCGATCTGCGGGCCATCGACCCGGCCGTCGCCGCGGACGAGGACCAGGCGGTCGAGGACGCCCGCTGGATCTGTGTGGACATCCGGCGGGGGCAGCCCGAGGACGTGGTGCGGGACGGGGCGGCGCAGCGGTTCCGCGTGACGTGGGAGCAGAGCGGGAGAGTCCTGGAGGCCATCGAGGGCACGTTCTGCTGAGACCGCCCCGGATACCGCGCCCCGGCCCGTCCGGCCGTCCGTGACACCGCCCGCCTCAGCCTCCGTCCGTGACGGCCGCCGCCCGCGTCAGCCGTCGTTGTCACGCCAGCGGCCGCCGCTCGGGGCCGAGTCGAAGCGGGTCGCCGCCGACGCGTTGCCGCCGAAGTCGTTGCCCGAGACCCGGCCGCCGGTCCAGGAGGCCTCGTGCGCGATCCACAGGGCGTGGATCTGGGTGCGCGGGTGCCCGTCGTCCCGGACCCGGTTGCCGTGCACGTACGGGTGGGTCACGGCGGCGGCGGCGGTGAGGCCGGTGCGCGGGGCGGGGGCGTCCGGGAGGCGGTAGGCGGCGCCGGGCGCGGGGGTGCCGTCGGGCCAGGCCGTTGCCGCGCCCGGGCGTTCCGGGGCGAGGGTGAGTTCGGTGGCGGTGTTGTCGGTGACGACGGCTGTGACCTCCGGGGTGGTGGCCACCTCGGTGCCCCCGGCAGTGCCCCCGTCTGCGCCCCCGGCGGAGCCCCCGTCTGCGCCCCCGGCCGCACCCGCGGCTGTGCCCCCGGCAGTGCCCCCGTCTGCGCCCCCGGCCGCACCCGCGGCTGCGCCCCCGGCGGTACCTCCGTCTGCGCCCACGGCCGCGCCCGCGACGGTGTCCCCGGCGGTGCCTCCGTCGGGGTGGCCGCCGACCGTCAGGCGCTTGCCGCGGTGGCCGCCGGGGAGCCAGTCGGCGTTCTCGTCGGTCAGGGACAGCGGCCCGCAGCCCACGCCCGCGCCGCCCCCTCGCGTCCCGGGCGCGGCACGACGGCCGTTGTTCCGGATCCGGTTGCCGAAGATCGCCGGCTCGTGCAGCGGGGCGTCCAGGCGGATCCCGTCCAGGGCGTTGTCGTGGATGTCGTTGGACTCCAGGACGATGTCCGTGGCGGGCTCCTGGTCGCCGCCGGCCAGGTTGTGCTGCCAATAGCCGTACCGCCCGTTGCCGCCGACCCGGTTGCCGCGGAAGGCGTACGGCCCCGGGGTGTTGCCGAGCGCGATCCCGTCCCCCGCGTTGCCGTCGATCACGCATCCGGTGACGATGCCGCCGCGCCCGCCGACGCCGGTCGTGCCCTGCGCCGAGACGTCGAACCCGGCGACGTGGTTGCCGAGCATCGTGCAGCCGGTGACCAGGAGGCCGTCGGCGCCCCAGTCGGAGACGCCGTAGCGGTTGTCCTCGGTGTGGCAGGCGGTGACGCGGATGCCGCGGGGCGGTACCCAGTGGTCCTGCTGGAGTTCGAGGAAGATGCCGTTGGTGCCGTTGCCGGTCGCGGTGCAGTCGGTCACCGCCAGCCGTTCGACCGGCCCCCAGCCGCCGACCCCGATCCCGATGCCCGCGCCGCCCATCTTCTCGCCGGGGTCCTGCCGGCCGCACCGCTCGGCCAGCACGCCCTCGACGACGGTGTCCTGGAGGAAGTCGCACCCGAAGCCGGTGGCGGCGGTGTCGTGGATGTACAGGTCGGTGAAGCGTCCGCGCAGCACGTACTGGAGCCCGAGCCCCTTGGCCAGCACCTCGTACTCCTCGGTCCGCACCCGCGAGCCGTCGATCTCGAAGTGGGCGAAGGTCACGTCGGCGATGTGGTTGTCCCGTCCGGCACCGTGCTGGGCGGTGGTGAACCAGGCCAGCGGCACCGGCCGCGTCGGGGCACCGGGGTTGCACAGCACGAAGCAGGTGGCGCCGCGCCCGGCACCGATCAGCGAGACGCCGCTGCGCCAGAGCACGGGCCGGTCGCGGATCACGTACCGCCCGGCGGGCACGCGCACGGTGCGCGGCCGCCCGTCCGAGGCGGTGGCGTCACCCAGCGCGTCCACCAGTCGCTGCAACGCCGGCCGGTCGTCGGCGGCGCCGTCCCCGGCCAGGTCGTACTCGTGGGCGTCGGCCGTCAACGGTGCGGTCATGGGGCACTCCTTCCACCGGCGGCGCGGAGGCGGCGGGCCCGGGACGGCACCGCCGCGCCGCGGACCGGGTACCAACCGCCGGACCCTCTCAATCCCGGGGCTGCACGGGCTGTGTCACGGAGACGCGCCTGGCCTCCCGGGCCGCCCCGGGAGGCCACGCAGACATTCGGACATTCCTGGCGCTTTATCCCATTTGGGGGTACATAATCAGAACATGAGTACGGCAACGTATGAACTGCTGGCCGCGTCCTCGCACGCGCTCAACGTGACGATCGCCTTCATCGGCGGGCTGGTGATCGCCGGCGCGCTGATCTGGGCCGTACGCATGGGCATGAGGGTCATGGAACGTGAATCCGAACGCCCCCACGCCGACGAGCACGGCCGACTCCCCACGACCGGCGCCGTCCACGAGGAACAGGAGGCGCGGGAACCCGACGAGATCCCGCTGGCGGCGGACGGCAGCCCACGCCTCATGCCGTACCAGCTCCACCACTCGGGCAGCCGCCGTGGCGAGGATCAGAACCGCCGCCGCTGGCTGCCGGGCTCGAGCGGTGCCTTCGGCAGCGGCGGACCGGGACACGTGTGACCCGGCCGGCGACCCGGCACGGGGGACGCCCGCCGGCCGGCGGGCGCGCGCGGTGAAGGGCGAGCGCGAGCCGGCCCGGCCGGCCGCCGCGGCCGCGGCGGCCGACGCCGCGTACGGGGAGATCCTCGCGGTGCGGCCCGGGGTGTCCTGCCAGGAGACCGACCGGGCGGCCCGCGCGGTGACCGAGGAGGCCGGCCACGCCGAGCACTTCCCGCACCGCACCGGCCACGGCGTCGGCGTCACCACCCACGAGCCGCCCTACCTGGTGGAGGGCGTCGAGCAGGCGCTCGTAGCGGGCATGTGCTTCTCCCTCGCACCCGGCGTCTACCTGCCCGACCGCTTCGGCGTCCGCATCGAGGACGTCGTGACCTGTACGGCGGACGGGGGCCGGCGGCTCAGCACCGCCTCGCACGAACTGGCGATCGTGAAGTGAGCACCGCCGGCCCCGACGACCCCGCCGGAACTCCGGCGGCCCCGCCTACAGGCCCAGCCACACCGTCGTGTCCGGGCCCACGCGGCCGTCGTCCAGCGGTGCGCTGCTCAGCAGCACCTCCCCGGCCGGCCGGTCGACCGTCCTGCCGGAGAGGTTGGTGACGCAGCGCCAGCCGGGCGACCGGTCGAACTGGAGGACACCTTCCGGAACGTCGTCCGACCAGGTCAGCGACTCGCCGTCGAGCAACTTGCGGCGCAGGCGCAGGGCCGTGCGGTACAGCTCCAGGGTCGAGCCCGCCACCCCGTCCTGCGCCTCGACGGCGTACGCCGCGAAGTCCGGCGGCTGCGGCAGCCACGCCGCACCCGCGCCGAAGCCGTACGACGGTCCGCCCGTCGTCCACGGCAGCGGCACCCGGCACCCGTCGCGGCCCTTGCGGACGTGCCCGGTCTGCTCCCAGATCGGGTCCTGGAGGACCTCGGTGGGCAGGTCGGCCACCTCCGGCAGACCCAGCTCCTCGCCCTGGTAGACGTAGGCCGAACCGGGCAGCGCCAGCATCAGCAGCGTCGCCGCGCGGGCCCGGCGCAGCCCGGCCGCCGCGTCGACGGCCGGCGCGTGGCCGCCGGACAGCAGCCAGGCGTCGGTGTCGGTGTCCGGCGGCAGGGCGAGGCGCGTGGCGTGGCGGACCACGTCGTGGTTGGACAGCACCCAGGTCGCCGAGGCACCGGCGGCGTGCGCGTCGGCCAGGGACCCGGTGATGATCCCGCGCAGCTCCGCCGCGTCCCAGCCGGCCTGGAGGTACTCGAAGTTGAAGGCCTGCCCCAGCTCGTCCGGCCGGGCGTACAGCGCGCGCCGGGCGCCCGGCACCCACGCCTCGGCCACCGCCATGCGGGGCGGGGTGTAGGCGTCGAGGATCTTGCGCCAGTCGCGGTAGACCTCGTGGACGTCGTCGCGGTCGTAGAACGGGTGGGTGCCGGGGGCGAACTCCGCGAGCGCCGCCTCGCTGCTCAGTTCGGGGGAGCCGAGGTCGCGCAGCGGCTCGGTCAGGTCCTTGACCAGCGCGTGCGCCACGTCGACGCGGAAGCCGTCCACGCCCCGGTCGCACCAGAACTTCAGCGTGGTCCGGAAGTCGGCCCGGACCTGCTCGTTCTCCCAGTTCAGGTCGGGCTGCTGGGGTGCGAAGAGGTGCAGGTACCACTGTCCGTCGGGCACCCGCCGCCAGGCGCTGCCGCCGAAGACGGACTGCCAGTCGGTGGGCGGGAGTTCGCCCCGCTCGCCCCGGCCGTCCCGGAAGACGTAGCGGTCCCGGGCCGCGGACCCCGGGGCCGCTGCCAGGGCCTCCCGGAACCACGCGTGGCGGTGCGAGGTGTGGTTGGGGACCAGGTCGACGATCACCTTCAGGCCCAGCCGGTGCGCCTCGGCGGCCATGGCGTCGAAGTCGTCCAGGGTCCCCAGGCGCGGGTCGACGTCCCGGTAGTCGTCGACGTCGTAACCGCCGTCGGCGAGTTCGGACGGGTAGAACGGGCTGAGCCACAGCGCGTCGACTCCCAGGGCGGCCAGATGCGTCAGGCGCTGGGTGATGCCGCGCAGGTCACCGAGCCCGTCGCCGTCGGCGTCGGCGAAGCTGCGGGGGTAGACCTGGTAGATGACTGCCTGCCGCCACCAGTTGGGGTCCTTGGACGACAGGTCGGGCGTGCGGGTGGTGCTGCGTACGGTCACGCGGTCTCCTTCGCGGTGCGTGCGGGCGACACGAACAGATCTGTCCACATCACCCGAAAAGCGAACCCGTGCGCCCGCGACGCGCCGAGGACTACGCGCCTCGGCGTTCGCCCCGACGCTCGACCGCCCCCAGGTACAGGGCCACGTACCGGGCCACGTCCACGTCCAGCGCCACGTCCACCAGCGGCTGTTCGCGCGTGCCCTCGTGCAGTTCGGACTCGCCGGGGCGGACCCGGCGGTCGACGACGGTCTGGCCGCGGGCCGGGCCGGGGGCCAGACAGACCTCGACGGGCAGCCGGTGCGTGGTCAGGCCGGCCGGATCGATCACCGCGCAGACCGCGCCCGCGTCGCCCAGGCCGCCGCCCGGGTCCGCCTCGTCGGTGGCCGGGCCGCGGTGGGCGAGCAGCTCACCGGCGAGCCGGGTGCCGGGCTCGGCGCTCGCGCGCAGCCGGCGTACGTCGGGCCCCGGGACGATCACCCGCTGGAACACGTCCAGCCCGTACATCGTGATCGGCACCCCGGCGGTGAGCAGGATCGCGGCGGCCTCCGGGTCGTGCCACACGTTGAACTCGGCGACCGGCGTCGCGTTGCCGGTGGCCACCGCGCCCCCCATGAACACGATCCGCTCGATGTTGGCGGTGACCTCCGGGTGGGTGCGCAGCAGCAGCGCGACGTTGGTCGCCGGGGCGGTGGGGATCAGGGTGACCGGACGCGGGGAGGCGAGGATCTCCCGGCGCAGCAGCGTCACCGCGTCCACGCCGGCGGGGGCGCGGGTGGGCGCGGGCAGGCCGAGGTCGCCCATGCCGTCGTGGCCGTGCACGTGCCGGGCGGTGCGCACGCCCTCGATCAGCGGGCGGGCGGCGCCCCGGGCGACGGGGACGTCCGGGGCGCCGGCCTGCTCCAGCACGGTCAGCGTGTTCCGTACGACCCCCTCCACGTCCGTGTTCCCCGCCACGCAGGTGACCGCGCGCAGGTCGAGCCCCGGGTGGCGGACCGCCAGCAGCAGGGCCAGCGCGTCGTCGATGCCGGTGTCGCAGTCGATGATCACGGGGATGGGCCGCTGCTGCGGACCGGAGGCGGTCGTCACGGCGGAGGACTCCTTGGGCTTCGTGGGGCGCCGGTCGCCGTGACCCTACGCGGGCTCACGCCGGTTCCCACAGCTCGGGGCCGCGCGCCCGGACCCGGCCGGCGATCCGCCGCAGCAGTTCCGCGCCGGCCACCCGTCCGGGCCGGCGGCCGTCCCGCAGGCGTACGTCCACCAGGTCGCCGCCCGCCGCCTCCCGCGCGCCGACCACCGCCAGGTACGGCACCTTTCGCGCCGCCCGGACGCGGGCGCCGAGGGTGCCGTGCTCCGGCCCGGCGACCTCGGCGCGCAGCCCGTGGTCACCGGCCCGCCGTACGAGGTCGTACGCCGGGTCCCGCTGCGCCTCGCCGACCGGCAGCACCACCAACTGCACGGGTGCCAGCCACGCCGGGAACGCCCCGCCGTGCGCCTCGATCAGGTGCGCGACCACCCGCTCCACGCTGCCGATGACGCTGCGGTGCACCATGACCGGGCGGTGCCGGGCGCCGTCGGGGCCGGTGTAGCGCAGGCCGAAGCGTTCGGGCTGGTGGAAGTCGATCTGGACGGTGGAGAGGGTGGACTCGCGTCCGGCGGCGTCCGCGACCTGCACGTCGATCTTGGGTCCGTAGAAGGCGGCCTCACCCTCCACCGCCTCGTACGGCAGCCCGTCCAAGGCCTCCTCCAGCAGTGCGGTGGCCCGCCGCCACAGCTCCGGGTCGGCCACGTACTTGCCGCCCGGGCCGGGCAGCGAGAGACGGTAGCGGGCGGCCCGGATGCCGAGGTCGGCGTGGGCGCGGCGGATGAGGCCGAGGGCGGCGCGGGCCTCGGCGGCGGCCTGGTCCGGGGTGCAGAAGATGTGCGCGTCGTTGAGGTGGATGGCCCGTACGCGGGTCAGGCCGCCGAGCACGCCGGACGGTTCGGAGCGGTACATGGCGCCCAGCTCGGCGATCCGCAGGGGCAGCTCCCGGTAGCTGTGGGAGCGGGAGCGGTAGACCAGGGCGTGGTGGGGGCACAGGCTCGGGCGGAGCACGACCTCCTCCGCACCCAGCTCCATCGGCGGGAACATGTCGTCGCGGTAGTGCTCCCAGTGGCCGGAGATCTCGTACAGTTCGCGCTTGCCGAGGACGGGCGAGTACACGTGCCGGTAGCCGGCCCGGCGCTCCGCCTCGCGGACGTACTCCTCCAGGGTGTGGCGGACGATCGCGCCCTCGGGCAGCCAGTACGGCAGGCCCGCGCCCATCAGTGGGTCGGTGTCGAACAGACCCAGCTCACGGCCGAGCCTGCGGTGGTCGTGGTCGTGGTCGCGGTCGCGGAGGGGGGCGGGGTGCCGGTCCCGGGCCGGGGGCCGGTCCTGGGTCTGGGGCCGTTTCTCGTTCTGGGGCTGTTCCTGGTTCTGGTTGTGGTCGTGCACGGTGGTCTCCTCGGGACGGAGGACGAGCACCACGCGACGAAGCCCCGGGGCGCTCGCCCCGGGGCTTCGGACTTCTGCTCAGCAGTCAGCGCGCCGGGACACCGCCCGGCGTCGTCATCAGGAAATGGCCGACGCGCTTCATGGACGGGACGGTACGCGCGGGCGGACGCCGACGCGAGCCGTTTTCGCGCCGGGCGCCTCACCCGGACGGCCCCGCACGCTGGTGGCGGGGCGGGGGCGGTGGTGCCGTGGAGGGTGCGACCGGCCCTGAACGGCGCCGGTCGCCCCGGCCCGCCAGGAGGCCCCGATGCAGCACGCCCCCGCCGCCCGTCCTCTGCTCGCCCCCGCGCTCTCGGCCGTACTGGCGCTGACGGTGGCCGCCTGCTCCGCCGGTGGACGGGAGGCGGTCCGGCCGGCCGGCACCGGGGCGGCGACCGCGCAGTCCCCGGCCACCCTTCCGTCCCCCGCCGTACCGCCCGCGCTCACCCGGGGGCAGGCGCGGGCGGCGCTGATCACGGAGGCCGACCTGGGCGCGGCGTGGGTGCCGACGCGGGGTGCCGCGACCTGGCGGGACGAGGTGCTCAAGGCCACCGCCGAGCGCCCCGACTGCCGGCGGCTGCTGGACGTCCTCTACACCGAGGAGCTGTTCGGCGCCGCCATCGCCCCGAGGGCCACGGCCGCCCTGGACGACGCGGCCGGCGGGTCCCAGTTGCACTACCGGATCACCTCGTACCGCGCGGCCGACATCGACCGGGTGCTGGACTGGCTCGGGACGCTGCCGGACACCTGCGGGCGGTTCACGGCCCGGGCCGCCCGCGGCGCCGCCCGGGACGTCCGGGTCACCGGCATGACGCCGCCGGAGGCGGGGGACGCCCGGCGGGGCCTGCGGGTGACGGTGGGCGCCGGGGCCGCCGTCCTCACCGTGGACCTCGTGGCGGTACGCGTCGGCGACGACGCGATCAGCCTCACCAACGGCGTCCTGGGCGAACCGGCCGACGACGCCACGACGACGGCCGTCGAGGTGGGGACGCGGCGGCTGACGGAGGTCCGGCGGCAAGGGCGGGCGCAGGTCTAGCGTCGCGGCGGGTCGCAGCGGGTCGCAGCGGGTCGCGGCGAGTCGCACGTGACGCAGCGAGTCGCGGCGAGTCGCACGCGACGCAGCAAGTCGCGGCGAGTCGCACGCGACGCAGCAGTCATCGCAGGTCGCGCCGCGACGGGTGTCGGGCCCCGGCCGTGCCAGCCCGTGGTCCTAGTGGTCGCGGTCCAGGCGGCGGCGGTGGGAGAGCACGTCGCGGGCCACGTGGTGGGCGGTGCGGCCGCGGGCGAACGCGTCGGCGCGCAGGCGCGCCAGGGCCTCGTCGGCGCCGACACCGAGCTGGGCCATGATCATGCCGACCGCCCGGTAGACCTCGTCGTGGTCACCGGCCAGTTCGTCCAGCCAGGTCTCCTCCCGCGGCAGCGCCATCACCGCCACCGTCATGACGCCCGCCACGAGCCGTGCCGTGCGCAACTGCGGCCCGGTCAGCGCGCCGGGAGTGTCCCGGTAGAGGTCGAGGGTGCCCAGGCACCCGGCGTCGCCGCCCAGCGGCAGCGCGTACACCGCCCGTACGCCGACCGCGGTCGCCTGCTGGGCGAAGACGGGCCACCGGCCCGCGTCGGCACCGGCCGCCAGATCGCAGGCGAGCACCGCGGCGCCGGACTCGGCGGCGCTCACGCAGGGACCGTCACCCAGCGTGGCCTGGAGCTCCGCCAGGTAGGTCGCCCGGTCACCCCTGGCGCACAACCGCACCGGCACGCCCTCGACACGCAGCGACGCGCTCGCGCCGGTCACCGGCAGCAGCCGTACCGCCGTCTCGCACAGCAGTCCCGGCACCTCGCCGGGCGGGCTGCCCCGCACCTGCGCCTCGATCACCTCGGCGGCGCGTTCCCCGTCCGGCGGCCACCGGGGTTCTTCGCTGGGCCGCACGCGCACCGCCTCCTTCACTGACGCGGCCGGAGGCTCGACTACCCCTGCCCGAACAGGGGAAACCCGGGGCGTGCCGCGGGCCGCGGACCGTGCTCAGCGCTTCTCGTAGGGGTTCGCGGGCTGCTCCACCCGTCGTACGTCCGTCACGTCGAGGACCGGTGGCCAGGCCGCGTCCGAGCCGAGTGCGCCCTGCGGGTGCCAGGTGCCGGTGACCGTGACCCAGGTGTCGACGGGCGGCGCGTCGGCGCCCCGGGCCTCGGCCTTCGTGACGGTGGCGTCGGCGGCGCAGCAGGAGACCTGGAGCCGGGTGACGTACCAGGTGCCGTCGTCGCCGTGGGTGACGAAGCCGGTCAGGCGTATGGTGCGGCCGGTCAGCGAGCGCCCGCTGTCGTAGACCGCGCGGGAGCCGAACTCGGCGAGGGTCAGCTCCACCGGGTCCCCGGACGGCAGCGCGGGGAAGGTGCCGACGCCCTGCGCCGCACGCTGGGCCGCCTCGCGTTCGGCGCTGTAGGAACCGAGCGCGGGCGGCGGGAAGAGCAGCAGGGCGAGGGCGGGCAGGGTGAGGAGCCAGGCGACGCGGGGGCCGGCGGGGCCGTGACTGTGGCCGTGGGCGTCCGCCTCCCGGTCTGCCTCCCCGTCCGCTTCGCCGCCCGCCTCCCCCTCA
Coding sequences within it:
- a CDS encoding serine hydrolase, which translates into the protein MTDTVITGRLHAAFADAGVTGWLHAVDIDSGAQVEAGADQPVCTASVHKVCVLVTLHELAAAGVLDLTEQVECPPAGRTPGPTGLAAMLDPVRLSLRDAAFLMMSVSDNTAADLLLRRVGLDAVNRTTDRLGLTRTRAVYGFGEMLGTMREDAGPAGARALTDPHVITRLRALDPARTNRSTPRDMTRLLSALWRDEACPPEYGAAARRVMALQVWPHRLASGFPFDDVHVAGKTGSLPTLRNEVGVVEYPDGGRYAVAVFTRTAHTAAVLPAADAVIGTAARIAVDALRAP
- a CDS encoding TIGR03943 family putative permease subunit, which produces MRRYGPAVLLALTGAAVLRISLFGDLYLRYVQPGLRPYLIASGAVLVLLAAATVLARRGEGEAGGEADGEADREADAHGHSHGPAGPRVAWLLTLPALALLLFPPPALGSYSAEREAAQRAAQGVGTFPALPSGDPVELTLAEFGSRAVYDSGRSLTGRTIRLTGFVTHGDDGTWYVTRLQVSCCAADATVTKAEARGADAPPVDTWVTVTGTWHPQGALGSDAAWPPVLDVTDVRRVEQPANPYEKR
- a CDS encoding right-handed parallel beta-helix repeat-containing protein, with product MTAPLTADAHEYDLAGDGAADDRPALQRLVDALGDATASDGRPRTVRVPAGRYVIRDRPVLWRSGVSLIGAGRGATCFVLCNPGAPTRPVPLAWFTTAQHGAGRDNHIADVTFAHFEIDGSRVRTEEYEVLAKGLGLQYVLRGRFTDLYIHDTAATGFGCDFLQDTVVEGVLAERCGRQDPGEKMGGAGIGIGVGGWGPVERLAVTDCTATGNGTNGIFLELQQDHWVPPRGIRVTACHTEDNRYGVSDWGADGLLVTGCTMLGNHVAGFDVSAQGTTGVGGRGGIVTGCVIDGNAGDGIALGNTPGPYAFRGNRVGGNGRYGYWQHNLAGGDQEPATDIVLESNDIHDNALDGIRLDAPLHEPAIFGNRIRNNGRRAAPGTRGGGAGVGCGPLSLTDENADWLPGGHRGKRLTVGGHPDGGTAGDTVAGAAVGADGGTAGGAAAGAAGGADGGTAGGTAAGAAGGADGGSAGGADGGTAGGTEVATTPEVTAVVTDNTATELTLAPERPGAATAWPDGTPAPGAAYRLPDAPAPRTGLTAAAAVTHPYVHGNRVRDDGHPRTQIHALWIAHEASWTGGRVSGNDFGGNASAATRFDSAPSGGRWRDNDG
- a CDS encoding glycoside hydrolase family 13 protein, encoding MTVRSTTRTPDLSSKDPNWWRQAVIYQVYPRSFADADGDGLGDLRGITQRLTHLAALGVDALWLSPFYPSELADGGYDVDDYRDVDPRLGTLDDFDAMAAEAHRLGLKVIVDLVPNHTSHRHAWFREALAAAPGSAARDRYVFRDGRGERGELPPTDWQSVFGGSAWRRVPDGQWYLHLFAPQQPDLNWENEQVRADFRTTLKFWCDRGVDGFRVDVAHALVKDLTEPLRDLGSPELSSEAALAEFAPGTHPFYDRDDVHEVYRDWRKILDAYTPPRMAVAEAWVPGARRALYARPDELGQAFNFEYLQAGWDAAELRGIITGSLADAHAAGASATWVLSNHDVVRHATRLALPPDTDTDAWLLSGGHAPAVDAAAGLRRARAATLLMLALPGSAYVYQGEELGLPEVADLPTEVLQDPIWEQTGHVRKGRDGCRVPLPWTTGGPSYGFGAGAAWLPQPPDFAAYAVEAQDGVAGSTLELYRTALRLRRKLLDGESLTWSDDVPEGVLQFDRSPGWRCVTNLSGRTVDRPAGEVLLSSAPLDDGRVGPDTTVWLGL
- a CDS encoding DUF6479 family protein; this translates as MSTATYELLAASSHALNVTIAFIGGLVIAGALIWAVRMGMRVMERESERPHADEHGRLPTTGAVHEEQEAREPDEIPLAADGSPRLMPYQLHHSGSRRGEDQNRRRWLPGSSGAFGSGGPGHV
- a CDS encoding GAF and ANTAR domain-containing protein — encoded protein: MRVRPSEEPRWPPDGERAAEVIEAQVRGSPPGEVPGLLCETAVRLLPVTGASASLRVEGVPVRLCARGDRATYLAELQATLGDGPCVSAAESGAAVLACDLAAGADAGRWPVFAQQATAVGVRAVYALPLGGDAGCLGTLDLYRDTPGALTGPQLRTARLVAGVMTVAVMALPREETWLDELAGDHDEVYRAVGMIMAQLGVGADEALARLRADAFARGRTAHHVARDVLSHRRRLDRDH
- a CDS encoding nucleoside hydrolase, whose translation is MTTASGPQQRPIPVIIDCDTGIDDALALLLAVRHPGLDLRAVTCVAGNTDVEGVVRNTLTVLEQAGAPDVPVARGAARPLIEGVRTARHVHGHDGMGDLGLPAPTRAPAGVDAVTLLRREILASPRPVTLIPTAPATNVALLLRTHPEVTANIERIVFMGGAVATGNATPVAEFNVWHDPEAAAILLTAGVPITMYGLDVFQRVIVPGPDVRRLRASAEPGTRLAGELLAHRGPATDEADPGGGLGDAGAVCAVIDPAGLTTHRLPVEVCLAPGPARGQTVVDRRVRPGESELHEGTREQPLVDVALDVDVARYVALYLGAVERRGERRGA
- the thrS gene encoding threonine--tRNA ligase, whose amino-acid sequence is MGLFDTDPLMGAGLPYWLPEGAIVRHTLEEYVREAERRAGYRHVYSPVLGKRELYEISGHWEHYRDDMFPPMELGAEEVVLRPSLCPHHALVYRSRSHSYRELPLRIAELGAMYRSEPSGVLGGLTRVRAIHLNDAHIFCTPDQAAAEARAALGLIRRAHADLGIRAARYRLSLPGPGGKYVADPELWRRATALLEEALDGLPYEAVEGEAAFYGPKIDVQVADAAGRESTLSTVQIDFHQPERFGLRYTGPDGARHRPVMVHRSVIGSVERVVAHLIEAHGGAFPAWLAPVQLVVLPVGEAQRDPAYDLVRRAGDHGLRAEVAGPEHGTLGARVRAARKVPYLAVVGAREAAGGDLVDVRLRDGRRPGRVAGAELLRRIAGRVRARGPELWEPA